The following coding sequences lie in one Moritella viscosa genomic window:
- the tadG gene encoding membrane associated secretion system protein gives MMKAYYKRQQGHAALLFVMIVPVLFGIFALATDGVRALQSKARLGDAAEVAILTIAAKNADNTDVDFDGAGSRVNRDIATRVISNYFYNQDTILPQDLKISKLACSDIPECLAGLERGENRFNEYRIEAKTKLNTWFPGNESIVGFGDTFTVGHAAKARKYVNKTVDVVFVADFSGSMDWDWEGNNGIKKVDALKNAMKNIVEEVEKFDEITDGNNKVGIVPFNYYTADFHGNQVENYTQNAYQTINQIWQLGTYQGQGNPYFYEIPLTNDYKNFITRFNQFRAYGGTSSYEGIIRGAQMLNEGKNARRLLIVLSDGTDTSRDRHKDLNDGEYCQIIKQGLSKGKNKKGENYTAKLAVIGFGYDLENNIELARCVGVDNVYKAENEQDILDRILELISEEIGHLK, from the coding sequence ATGATGAAAGCATATTATAAGCGCCAACAAGGGCATGCAGCATTACTGTTTGTAATGATAGTTCCTGTTTTGTTTGGTATTTTTGCTCTGGCGACTGACGGGGTGCGTGCTTTACAGAGTAAAGCAAGGTTAGGGGATGCCGCGGAAGTTGCTATTTTAACAATCGCAGCAAAAAATGCTGATAACACTGATGTAGATTTTGATGGTGCTGGTTCAAGAGTAAATAGGGATATCGCTACTCGTGTTATTTCAAACTATTTTTATAATCAGGATACGATATTACCCCAAGACCTAAAAATTAGTAAATTAGCATGTAGTGATATACCCGAATGTCTTGCAGGATTAGAAAGAGGGGAGAACCGTTTTAACGAGTACCGCATCGAGGCTAAAACGAAACTCAATACATGGTTTCCTGGTAATGAATCTATTGTCGGCTTTGGTGATACGTTTACAGTTGGGCATGCAGCAAAAGCGCGAAAGTATGTGAATAAAACCGTTGATGTGGTGTTCGTTGCCGATTTTTCAGGTTCAATGGACTGGGATTGGGAAGGTAATAATGGCATAAAAAAGGTTGATGCGCTTAAAAATGCCATGAAAAATATTGTAGAGGAAGTAGAAAAGTTTGATGAGATTACTGACGGAAATAATAAAGTTGGTATTGTGCCATTTAATTATTACACTGCGGACTTTCATGGAAATCAAGTCGAAAATTATACTCAAAATGCATATCAGACCATAAATCAGATTTGGCAGCTAGGTACTTATCAAGGTCAAGGTAATCCGTATTTTTATGAAATTCCCTTAACCAACGATTACAAAAATTTTATTACTCGGTTTAATCAGTTCAGAGCATATGGTGGCACTTCATCTTATGAAGGCATAATTCGTGGTGCTCAGATGTTAAACGAGGGTAAAAATGCAAGACGATTACTTATAGTCCTTTCAGATGGAACTGATACTAGTCGCGACCGACATAAGGATTTAAATGATGGGGAATATTGCCAAATAATAAAACAGGGGCTTTCGAAAGGAAAAAACAAGAAAGGAGAAAATTATACGGCTAAGTTGGCTGTTATTGGTTTTGGTTATGATCTAGAAAATAATATAGAGCTAGCGAGGTGTGTTGGCGTTGATAATGTTTATAAAGCCGAAAATGAACAAGACATATTAGATAGGATCCTAGAGCTAATATCTGAAGAAATCGGTCATCTAAAGTAA
- a CDS encoding outer membrane protein encodes MKSKIVLSLLILSACTSAYAKAMKQSEFISYCSSEQLEYQLGVHIGEVNTVHEKQGKMMLVKTSGETDYVLKRMKESFRDSGLKEACAEYLYRNSGLNFTEGSGDIFARVNFSFDEDKLTGESRHILNELASSLKDSNTGLQLTGHTDSIGRDIYNYELGIKRSESVKTYLIENSVNSQGILLDSKGEKKPEFNNDTSEGREKNRRVDIELTEF; translated from the coding sequence ATGAAATCTAAAATAGTGTTGTCGTTATTAATATTATCAGCTTGTACAAGTGCCTATGCAAAGGCAATGAAACAAAGCGAATTTATCTCTTACTGCTCTAGTGAGCAGCTAGAATATCAACTAGGTGTTCACATAGGCGAGGTAAATACGGTCCACGAAAAGCAAGGTAAAATGATGTTAGTTAAGACTAGCGGCGAGACTGACTATGTGTTGAAACGCATGAAAGAGAGCTTCCGTGATTCGGGCTTAAAAGAAGCGTGCGCTGAATATTTATATAGAAATAGTGGTCTTAATTTTACTGAGGGTAGTGGCGATATTTTTGCTCGAGTTAACTTTTCTTTTGATGAAGACAAGTTAACAGGCGAAAGTCGACACATTTTAAATGAGTTAGCGAGTAGCCTGAAAGACTCAAATACTGGTTTACAATTGACTGGTCATACCGACTCTATCGGTAGGGACATCTATAACTATGAACTTGGTATAAAGCGTTCTGAAAGCGTGAAGACATACCTGATCGAAAATAGTGTTAATTCTCAGGGGATATTGCTAGATTCAAAAGGTGAAAAAAAGCCTGAATTTAACAATGATACTTCAGAGGGGCGTGAAAAAAATAGGCGCGTAGATATTGAGTTAACAGAATTCTAA